The Triticum aestivum cultivar Chinese Spring chromosome 3A, IWGSC CS RefSeq v2.1, whole genome shotgun sequence genome includes a region encoding these proteins:
- the LOC101290584 gene encoding ras-related protein Rab7: MSTSRRRTLLKVIVLGDSGVGKTSLMNQYVHNKFSQQYKATIGADFVTKEVLIEDRLVTLQIWDTAGQERFQSLGVAFYRGADCCVLVYDVNVNKSFDTLNTWHDEFLNQASPSDPKTFPFILLGNKIDVDGGKSRVVSEKKAMDWCSSKGNIPYYETSAKEDYNVDEAFLSVAKLALEHERDQDIYFQTVADPVPETEQRGGCAC, translated from the exons ATGTCGACCTCGCGCAGGAGGACCCTCCTCAAGGTCATCGTCCTGGGCGACAGCGG GGTCGGGAAGACGTCGCTCATGAACCA ATATGTTCACAACAAGTTTAGTCAGCAGTACAAAGCTACCATTGGTGCGGATTTCGTCACTAAGGAGGTCCTCATTGAAGACAGGCTTGTCACATTGCAG ATCTGGGACACGGCCGGGCAGGAGAGATTCCAGAGTCTTGGTGTCGCATTCTACAGAGGGGCAGATTGCTGTGTGCTTGTTTATGATGTCAATGTTAACAAGTCATTTGATACGCTCAACACATGGCATGATGAGTTCCTCAATCAG GCTAGCCCCTCAGATCCCAAAACATTCCCATTCATCCTACTTGGGAACAAGATTGACGTAGATGGTGGCAAAAGCAGAGTG GTTTCTGAGAAAAAAGCAATGGATTGGTGTTCTTCAAAAGGGAACATTCCTTATTATGAAACTTCTGCAAAAGAAGACTACAACGTCGATGAAGCATTTTTGTCTGTTGCAAAGCTTGCTCTAGAGCATGAGCGTGATCAGGACAT ctacttccaaacagttgcagatCCTGTCCCCGAGACTGAACAGAGAGGCGGGTGTGCATGCTAG